In a single window of the Acipenser ruthenus chromosome 8, fAciRut3.2 maternal haplotype, whole genome shotgun sequence genome:
- the LOC117407320 gene encoding BCLAF1 and THRAP3 family member 3-like isoform X1 produces the protein MSRPRSRSPRHKYRSVSSSYERSEERLNDRPFVDRSDDLGEYKKGPEKQARWSGPKDEGYGQNSSRMPPNNFAYKKKINFRPPILGGRKTNSESFRDSPGQRQNPFPVDLQGSTAQRRRTFPGTFRGPITHRRPPSPVHFHEPTTHRRPPSPEPFRGPTTQRRYPSPEQERVRGRPAPPPVYPSPGQERDRGRPAPPRYPEEGPPREYERIRFQEHRLARSKSPRREINRGKPFSRPARGENWQEGKDFAREERYSVSPPRRGFEEYHRRSPYEERNRNQAVQPGYPAERGFRKHSRSAERARDTERYEERDPRRSPKWKQDRSYAPYPKEGPRQHPRQGAGCPVDRGHYQEDKPPALQMAFEYSHKHSRGVLPQTHEKPKSREKEGQVVTSKSKEENLFRGGMKTRPLFDRRPKPALLNHASNTKKLFKNPSKIEKDEDLRSPIAKQRRPNKLRSNSDSSRMQPGKSMEDSSLKRAEFKQSGPQKPYIPDNSRGETLTIKVDMKRPMTKYSLTCHSDRQLSQDLVAVGQRGLAFHPAAKHSGSSERMVRNSQTGDFAQEIITLVHQDSYFMGGNVTLNDRFSKLQDSRTVIPGGARFHPGLKISRQIDIPLSEMKKLKPNKKTGPSQQVSVHPRSLSIKPPFVRKRPFEDKTENGKPIKKPFKANFPLQPPVQQKPVFLRSIQSKYRNLQSIRQKGPTFRGTGYRR, from the exons ATGTCAAGACCACGATCTCGATCACCGAGGCACAAGTACCG GTCAGTTTCATCATCTTATGAAAGGAGTGAAGAACGACTCAACGACAGGCCTTTTGTCGACCGCAGCGATGATTTGGGGGAGTACAAGAAGGGCCCTgaaaaacaagcaagatggagCGGACCGAAGGATGAAGGCTATGGACAGAACTCCTCAAGAATGCCCCCCAACAATTTCGCctacaaaaagaaaatcaatttcaGACCTCCTATCCTAGGTGGTAGGAAAACTAATTCAGAATCTTTCCGCGATTCTCCCGGCCAACGGCAAAATCCTTTCCCAGTAGACCTCCAAGGATCCACCGCCCAACGAAGACGTACTTTCCCAGGAACTTTCCGTGGGCCCATCACACATAGGAGACCTCCATCCCCAGTGCATTTCCATGAACCCACCACACACAGGAGACCTCCATCCCCAGAGCCTTTCCGTGGACCCACAACCCAAAGAAGATACCCCTCTCCGGAACAAGAGAGGGTAAGGGGTCGCCCTGCTCCTCCTCCTGTGTACCCCTCTCCAGGACAAGAAAGAGACAGAGGCCGCCCCGCTCCTCCCAGGTACCCAGAAGAGGGCCCCCCGAGGGAGTATGAGAGGATACGCTTCCAGGAGCACAGACTGGCCAGGAGCAAGAGCCCAAGGAGAGAGATCAATAGAGGGAAGCCTTTCAGTCGCCCAGCACGGGGAGAAAACTGGCAGGAAGGGAAAGATTTTGCACGGGAAGAGAGGTATTCAGTCTCTCCTCCTCGAAGAGGCTTTGAAGAGTATCACAGAAGGAGCCCCTATGAAGAGAGGAACAGGAACCAAGCTGTTCAGCCTGG GTATCCTGCGGAACGAGGTTTCAGAAAGCACAGCCGCTCGGCAGAAAGAGCTCGAGATACGGAACGCTATGAGGAACGGGATCCGCGCAGGAGTCCCAAATGGAAACAGGACCGCTCCTACGCTCCCTATCCCAAAGAGGGACCCAGACAACACCCCAGGCAGGGGGCAGGTTGTCCAGTTGACAGAGGACACTACCAAGAGGACAAGCCACCAGCGTTGCAGATGGCATTTGAGTACAGCCACAAACATTCGAGAGGGGTACTGCCACAAACTCACGAGAAGCCCAAAAGCAGAGAAAAGGAAGGCCAGGTGGTAACCTCCAAGAGTAAAGAGGAGAATCTCTTCAGAGGAGGGATGAAGACGAGACCGCTGTTTGACAGACGACCGAAGCCGGCCCTCTTGAATCATGCAAGCAACACGAAGAAGCTCTTCAAGAACCCTTCCAAGATTGAGAAAGATGAGGACCTTAGATCCCCAATTGCCAAGCAGAGAAGACCGAACAAACTGAGAAGCAATTCAGATTCTTCTCGGATGCAGCCAGGAAAATCCATGGAAGACAGTAGCCTGAAAAGAGCAGAGTTCAAGCAATCGGGTCCACAGAAGCCCTACATACCAGACAACAGCAGAGGGGAGACGCTGACTATCAAAGTGGACATGAAGCGACCAATGACCAAGTACAG CCTCACCTGCCATTCCGATAGGCAGCTGTCCCAGGATTTGGTTGCTGTCGGCCAAAGAGGTTTGGCCTTCCATCCCGCGGCGAAGCACTCTGGCTCTTCCGAACGAATGGTCCGTAACTCCCAAACAGGTGATTTTGCCCAGGAAATCATCACTTTAGTACACCAAG ACTCTTACTTTATGGGtggaaatgtaactttaaacgACCGCTTCTCAAAACTTCAGGACTCCCGTACTGTGATTCCAGGTGGAGCGAGATTTCATCCGGGTCTAAAAATTTCCAG acaaattGATATACCTCTGTCAGAGATGAAGAAGTTAAAACCGAACAAGAAGACTGGACCTTCACAG CAGGTCAGCGTTCATCCCAGAAGTTTATCTATAAAACCTCCCTTTGTTCGGAAGAGACCATTCGAGGACAAGACTGAAAACGGCAAACCCATAAAAAAGCCTTTCAAG GCTAACTTTCCACTCCAACCGCCGGTGCAGCAGAAACCTGTGTTTCTCAGGAGCATACAGTCCAAGTACAGGAATTTACAAAGCATTCGCCAAAAGGGACCTACCTTCAGAGGCACCGGGTATAGAAGATG a
- the LOC117407320 gene encoding BCLAF1 and THRAP3 family member 3-like isoform X2 — MSRPRSRSPRHKYRSVSSSYERSEERLNDRPFVDRSDDLGEYKKGPEKQARWSGPKDEGYGQNSSRMPPNNFAYKKKINFRPPILGGRKTNSESFRDSPGQRQNPFPVDLQGSTAQRRRTFPGTFRGPITHRRPPSPVHFHEPTTHRRPPSPEPFRGPTTQRRYPSPEQERVRGRPAPPPVYPSPGQERDRGRPAPPRYPEEGPPREYERIRFQEHRLARSKSPRREINRGKPFSRPARGENWQEGKDFAREERYSVSPPRRGFEEYHRRSPYEERNRNQAVQPGYPAERGFRKHSRSAERARDTERYEERDPRRSPKWKQDRSYAPYPKEGPRQHPRQGAGCPVDRGHYQEDKPPALQMAFEYSHKHSRGVLPQTHEKPKSREKEGQVVTSKSKEENLFRGGMKTRPLFDRRPKPALLNHASNTKKLFKNPSKIEKDEDLRSPIAKQRRPNKLRSNSDSSRMQPGKSMEDSSLKRAEFKQSGPQKPYIPDNSRGETLTIKVDMKRPMTKYSLTCHSDRQLSQDLVAVGQRGLAFHPAAKHSGSSERMVRNSQTGDFAQEIITLVHQDSYFMGGNVTLNDRFSKLQDSRTVIPGGARFHPGLKISRQIDIPLSEMKKLKPNKKTGPSQVSVHPRSLSIKPPFVRKRPFEDKTENGKPIKKPFKANFPLQPPVQQKPVFLRSIQSKYRNLQSIRQKGPTFRGTGYRR; from the exons ATGTCAAGACCACGATCTCGATCACCGAGGCACAAGTACCG GTCAGTTTCATCATCTTATGAAAGGAGTGAAGAACGACTCAACGACAGGCCTTTTGTCGACCGCAGCGATGATTTGGGGGAGTACAAGAAGGGCCCTgaaaaacaagcaagatggagCGGACCGAAGGATGAAGGCTATGGACAGAACTCCTCAAGAATGCCCCCCAACAATTTCGCctacaaaaagaaaatcaatttcaGACCTCCTATCCTAGGTGGTAGGAAAACTAATTCAGAATCTTTCCGCGATTCTCCCGGCCAACGGCAAAATCCTTTCCCAGTAGACCTCCAAGGATCCACCGCCCAACGAAGACGTACTTTCCCAGGAACTTTCCGTGGGCCCATCACACATAGGAGACCTCCATCCCCAGTGCATTTCCATGAACCCACCACACACAGGAGACCTCCATCCCCAGAGCCTTTCCGTGGACCCACAACCCAAAGAAGATACCCCTCTCCGGAACAAGAGAGGGTAAGGGGTCGCCCTGCTCCTCCTCCTGTGTACCCCTCTCCAGGACAAGAAAGAGACAGAGGCCGCCCCGCTCCTCCCAGGTACCCAGAAGAGGGCCCCCCGAGGGAGTATGAGAGGATACGCTTCCAGGAGCACAGACTGGCCAGGAGCAAGAGCCCAAGGAGAGAGATCAATAGAGGGAAGCCTTTCAGTCGCCCAGCACGGGGAGAAAACTGGCAGGAAGGGAAAGATTTTGCACGGGAAGAGAGGTATTCAGTCTCTCCTCCTCGAAGAGGCTTTGAAGAGTATCACAGAAGGAGCCCCTATGAAGAGAGGAACAGGAACCAAGCTGTTCAGCCTGG GTATCCTGCGGAACGAGGTTTCAGAAAGCACAGCCGCTCGGCAGAAAGAGCTCGAGATACGGAACGCTATGAGGAACGGGATCCGCGCAGGAGTCCCAAATGGAAACAGGACCGCTCCTACGCTCCCTATCCCAAAGAGGGACCCAGACAACACCCCAGGCAGGGGGCAGGTTGTCCAGTTGACAGAGGACACTACCAAGAGGACAAGCCACCAGCGTTGCAGATGGCATTTGAGTACAGCCACAAACATTCGAGAGGGGTACTGCCACAAACTCACGAGAAGCCCAAAAGCAGAGAAAAGGAAGGCCAGGTGGTAACCTCCAAGAGTAAAGAGGAGAATCTCTTCAGAGGAGGGATGAAGACGAGACCGCTGTTTGACAGACGACCGAAGCCGGCCCTCTTGAATCATGCAAGCAACACGAAGAAGCTCTTCAAGAACCCTTCCAAGATTGAGAAAGATGAGGACCTTAGATCCCCAATTGCCAAGCAGAGAAGACCGAACAAACTGAGAAGCAATTCAGATTCTTCTCGGATGCAGCCAGGAAAATCCATGGAAGACAGTAGCCTGAAAAGAGCAGAGTTCAAGCAATCGGGTCCACAGAAGCCCTACATACCAGACAACAGCAGAGGGGAGACGCTGACTATCAAAGTGGACATGAAGCGACCAATGACCAAGTACAG CCTCACCTGCCATTCCGATAGGCAGCTGTCCCAGGATTTGGTTGCTGTCGGCCAAAGAGGTTTGGCCTTCCATCCCGCGGCGAAGCACTCTGGCTCTTCCGAACGAATGGTCCGTAACTCCCAAACAGGTGATTTTGCCCAGGAAATCATCACTTTAGTACACCAAG ACTCTTACTTTATGGGtggaaatgtaactttaaacgACCGCTTCTCAAAACTTCAGGACTCCCGTACTGTGATTCCAGGTGGAGCGAGATTTCATCCGGGTCTAAAAATTTCCAG acaaattGATATACCTCTGTCAGAGATGAAGAAGTTAAAACCGAACAAGAAGACTGGACCTTCACAG GTCAGCGTTCATCCCAGAAGTTTATCTATAAAACCTCCCTTTGTTCGGAAGAGACCATTCGAGGACAAGACTGAAAACGGCAAACCCATAAAAAAGCCTTTCAAG GCTAACTTTCCACTCCAACCGCCGGTGCAGCAGAAACCTGTGTTTCTCAGGAGCATACAGTCCAAGTACAGGAATTTACAAAGCATTCGCCAAAAGGGACCTACCTTCAGAGGCACCGGGTATAGAAGATG a
- the LOC117407320 gene encoding BCLAF1 and THRAP3 family member 3-like isoform X3 — translation MSRPRSRSPRHKYRSVSSSYERSEERLNDRPFVDRSDDLGEYKKGPEKQARWSGPKDEGYGQNSSRMPPNNFAYKKKINFRPPILGGRKTNSESFRDSPGQRQNPFPVDLQGSTAQRRRTFPGTFRGPITHRRPPSPVHFHEPTTHRRPPSPEPFRGPTTQRRYPSPEQERVRGRPAPPPVYPSPGQERDRGRPAPPRYPEEGPPREYERIRFQEHRLARSKSPRREINRGKPFSRPARGENWQEGKDFAREERYSVSPPRRGFEEYHRRSPYEERNRNQAVQPGYPAERGFRKHSRSAERARDTERYEERDPRRSPKWKQDRSYAPYPKEGPRQHPRQGAGCPVDRGHYQEDKPPALQMAFEYSHKHSRGVLPQTHEKPKSREKEGQVVTSKSKEENLFRGGMKTRPLFDRRPKPALLNHASNTKKLFKNPSKIEKDEDLRSPIAKQRRPNKLRSNSDSSRMQPGKSMEDSSLKRAEFKQSGPQKPYIPDNSRGETLTIKVDMKRPMTKYSLTCHSDRQLSQDLVAVGQRGLAFHPAAKHSGSSERMVRNSQTDSYFMGGNVTLNDRFSKLQDSRTVIPGGARFHPGLKISRQIDIPLSEMKKLKPNKKTGPSQQVSVHPRSLSIKPPFVRKRPFEDKTENGKPIKKPFKANFPLQPPVQQKPVFLRSIQSKYRNLQSIRQKGPTFRGTGYRR, via the exons ATGTCAAGACCACGATCTCGATCACCGAGGCACAAGTACCG GTCAGTTTCATCATCTTATGAAAGGAGTGAAGAACGACTCAACGACAGGCCTTTTGTCGACCGCAGCGATGATTTGGGGGAGTACAAGAAGGGCCCTgaaaaacaagcaagatggagCGGACCGAAGGATGAAGGCTATGGACAGAACTCCTCAAGAATGCCCCCCAACAATTTCGCctacaaaaagaaaatcaatttcaGACCTCCTATCCTAGGTGGTAGGAAAACTAATTCAGAATCTTTCCGCGATTCTCCCGGCCAACGGCAAAATCCTTTCCCAGTAGACCTCCAAGGATCCACCGCCCAACGAAGACGTACTTTCCCAGGAACTTTCCGTGGGCCCATCACACATAGGAGACCTCCATCCCCAGTGCATTTCCATGAACCCACCACACACAGGAGACCTCCATCCCCAGAGCCTTTCCGTGGACCCACAACCCAAAGAAGATACCCCTCTCCGGAACAAGAGAGGGTAAGGGGTCGCCCTGCTCCTCCTCCTGTGTACCCCTCTCCAGGACAAGAAAGAGACAGAGGCCGCCCCGCTCCTCCCAGGTACCCAGAAGAGGGCCCCCCGAGGGAGTATGAGAGGATACGCTTCCAGGAGCACAGACTGGCCAGGAGCAAGAGCCCAAGGAGAGAGATCAATAGAGGGAAGCCTTTCAGTCGCCCAGCACGGGGAGAAAACTGGCAGGAAGGGAAAGATTTTGCACGGGAAGAGAGGTATTCAGTCTCTCCTCCTCGAAGAGGCTTTGAAGAGTATCACAGAAGGAGCCCCTATGAAGAGAGGAACAGGAACCAAGCTGTTCAGCCTGG GTATCCTGCGGAACGAGGTTTCAGAAAGCACAGCCGCTCGGCAGAAAGAGCTCGAGATACGGAACGCTATGAGGAACGGGATCCGCGCAGGAGTCCCAAATGGAAACAGGACCGCTCCTACGCTCCCTATCCCAAAGAGGGACCCAGACAACACCCCAGGCAGGGGGCAGGTTGTCCAGTTGACAGAGGACACTACCAAGAGGACAAGCCACCAGCGTTGCAGATGGCATTTGAGTACAGCCACAAACATTCGAGAGGGGTACTGCCACAAACTCACGAGAAGCCCAAAAGCAGAGAAAAGGAAGGCCAGGTGGTAACCTCCAAGAGTAAAGAGGAGAATCTCTTCAGAGGAGGGATGAAGACGAGACCGCTGTTTGACAGACGACCGAAGCCGGCCCTCTTGAATCATGCAAGCAACACGAAGAAGCTCTTCAAGAACCCTTCCAAGATTGAGAAAGATGAGGACCTTAGATCCCCAATTGCCAAGCAGAGAAGACCGAACAAACTGAGAAGCAATTCAGATTCTTCTCGGATGCAGCCAGGAAAATCCATGGAAGACAGTAGCCTGAAAAGAGCAGAGTTCAAGCAATCGGGTCCACAGAAGCCCTACATACCAGACAACAGCAGAGGGGAGACGCTGACTATCAAAGTGGACATGAAGCGACCAATGACCAAGTACAG CCTCACCTGCCATTCCGATAGGCAGCTGTCCCAGGATTTGGTTGCTGTCGGCCAAAGAGGTTTGGCCTTCCATCCCGCGGCGAAGCACTCTGGCTCTTCCGAACGAATGGTCCGTAACTCCCAAACAG ACTCTTACTTTATGGGtggaaatgtaactttaaacgACCGCTTCTCAAAACTTCAGGACTCCCGTACTGTGATTCCAGGTGGAGCGAGATTTCATCCGGGTCTAAAAATTTCCAG acaaattGATATACCTCTGTCAGAGATGAAGAAGTTAAAACCGAACAAGAAGACTGGACCTTCACAG CAGGTCAGCGTTCATCCCAGAAGTTTATCTATAAAACCTCCCTTTGTTCGGAAGAGACCATTCGAGGACAAGACTGAAAACGGCAAACCCATAAAAAAGCCTTTCAAG GCTAACTTTCCACTCCAACCGCCGGTGCAGCAGAAACCTGTGTTTCTCAGGAGCATACAGTCCAAGTACAGGAATTTACAAAGCATTCGCCAAAAGGGACCTACCTTCAGAGGCACCGGGTATAGAAGATG a